The Helianthus annuus cultivar XRQ/B chromosome 15, HanXRQr2.0-SUNRISE, whole genome shotgun sequence genomic sequence TATGGattctatctcttttattaaattttgATATTATTCATTGTTTTAAACCCattactaacttaagcatcggaggggtgttagccaggctaacacccaccttagtttactgatgttttgcagtatatgcttcgggatacAGCTCCAGAATATGCattcaggatacttcgaaagattagaggattggccccttcacaggtttaaaggtattcacctttcttccgaattgggtttaaacaccccgcctggagcacAAGTTATTTGGTGatagttcaaggtagcgggaccagttcatgtaaaagtggctgacaattttgttactattggctatatcctgaatcctaaaggtatacgaggattgatcaccctctctcgcgaaagggtattttcatactctctaaggtttaaaggttttcacctttctaagtcttggagtttatacactcccgcctgtagcgcatgaaaatttgggattttccccaggatactaaggatttatctccagtataTCTTTGGGTTTTACCCCTGTAACACAAGAATCGTCTATACAGTTGAAACTAATTTTTCTAAGTATTTAAAGACTTCATGCACAGGGGACACTCCTTCTAAAGAAATTGTGCGAAGCTCAAAAGATCAAAATCGAACTAAGTGCCTCGAACTGGGGACATCTTAGTGGGAGAAGTTGCAAAAGGGATTGGAGTTCAATACCAGGGTTGTAttctattcctggtatgatctttcctttgtgaatTTTACATAACTTTGATTGAGACTCAAATATCCTGGTAAGGATATTCCTTTAAGATATGTTCTCAAAATGTGTTTTTGGGATCGTTTCGGGATATTTGATTGCCGTATTTGAAAAATGATACTTGGATGGAGGGTAAATACTCTGATCAAACAAGTGTTATCAAAACAGATTTTGGAAAATAGACTATCCTTTATTCTTTAGAAGTTATGTCTAAGATTTATTGAAGTTTTCATGATATATCACTAAATATATTGATCAGGATAATGAGAGCAATAGCTAGCCAATTGAAAGAAGAAATTATTTAAAATAAGCAATACCAGTTGATAACTGAAGGTTTCATCATAAAACCTACGATCCGTCCGCCTTCGGCTATCGAGTTGTCTTAATACAGAAATAAAATTGTTCAAACATAAACATAACtcttaaatttaaaaaaaaggtaAGCTTTAGGAGGCGGCGCCTTCTTCGTTCATGGTATTTTCAGCAGCATCTGTGTTGGGATCGGCCTCAGCATCCCTCTCAGCACTAGTTGGTTTCTCCACTGCTTTTGAAAATCCTTCAGCTGCAGGCTTAGTAGAGGTGCCGCCAAGGCTCCTTAGCTTCGTTTCCCAGGCATCAACGTCCCAAGAAGGGCATTCGAAGCCTAATGCTTTGGCTTCATGGGCCATCTTTAGCCTGGCCTGGAGGAGGGAAGTGACGGCGGAGCTTTTGAGGCTTTCCCGGTAGCTGACCATATCCTGTTCATGTTGAGCATGGGCAGCATCAAGATCGGCTTGAGCCTGGAGAGCGGCTTTGTTGAGAGCGGTTTGGTATTCTTGGGTCATAGCCTTGAACTTCTCCTCATAGTGCCGAGACTTGGCGGCTGCAATCATGCCCTGATCAGAGATGGTAACCTCGGCCTTCTTTAATTTGGATTCAAGCGTCTTGTTGAGCCCACGGGATTCTTGATATAAATGGACCAGATGTTCAAGACCCTGCAAAAATAGGAGGACAGGTATTGGTTTTGATAAATACTTATAAGTGGTATAAGCTGCAGAATATGACTCAAGGATACTAACCTGGTTGAGAAAAGAAGTCATAAACCCGCTTGCTTTGATGAACCCGTGGTTCTCGTAGGGGAATGTATCAGAGATAATAGGGGAATCGGGCTCCTTCCTTTTACGAGAGCTTGAGCTTCGGGGCTTGGTAGCTGGTGAAGGTTTGGGAAGGATGATAGCCTTGGAATTGCTGGGTTTGGATGAAGCGGTGGCCTTGGGACTAGGTTCCTTCTTGATCTGGACCTGATCAGAATAACTGTCCAGCTCGTCAAGGTCGAAGACTTCAGGGATCTTGGCTGGTGCTGCATAAAGGGAAAAATTTCACATTTTTGTTACCCTTCATTTTATTATATTGAGCTAATTAATTATTTCAAAAGTAATCCTTACCAGACATTTCGGATGATGAGTATTGACTGGAGCTCGGGATATGTGTGGTAAAACTTCTGTCACTTGCAGGTAATTGATAAACTGTTTCAATTCTCTTTTCCGATTCCGCAGTGGGGGGGGCCTACTTCCTTGAAGTTCACTGCAAAAGGATTGAATACAAGGATATTAGTAAAAGATAAAAGTCTTGAGATATGTGGGGACATTCATGatcctaccggtggttaaccactccaccggaaggCTAGCACCCTCGTCAATGGAATCTCATTTGACAAAGAAAAACTTGCGTTGCCATCCATCTTCATTCTTAGTGGCTTTAAGAATAAGGGGTTTGTTGGAAATTGAAAAAAGCAAAAACCGGCTAGAACCGTGGGATCCGAGGCGGTATGCGATTGGCATATCTCAATACAGAGGCCGGGACAGTGAAGATTTTTAATTTGGTTGAGTACGATTAATACCCTCCAGACCATAGGCATGGTTTGGGCAAAAGAAATACCGGTAGTCCGGAAGAATTGCATCATAAATTCGGGAAAAGGGTATCGAAGACCTAGCGAAAAAGGGTATGCCTGGAAGCAAACGCAATCAGTGGAAGAAACGTCGGATCGAATTGACCGATCAAATGGTCTAAAGACCGTGCCATCAGGGAAAGCACCGGAAACTCTCAAAGCTTCAATGTCTGCGTTATCGAAGGTACAGACCTCCTTCTCGGGGTTTTTGAGCAGATTCTGTTGAATGAAGGTCTCGGATGATTCGCCGGTTTGAGAATAAGTTCTGGCAGCCATTGCAAGTAAAGGAAAAGAGATTGACAGGAAATGAATAAGAAGTAGGGAATTACCTGGAGACTCTGTTGGAGATATCTGGTtttcaaacaagaagagagaagatataggagCGTTGTGAATCTCCATCGAGTAGAAAGCGCGTTGGAAGTTATGGTGTAATCTTGACCGTCGTCTCGATTTAATTGCCTCGGTCTGTGggataaaatttttaaaatatatccgttggattggtataccaacagatatatttggggacaattgttatgggccattttctgagcctatatatcctgactaatatcttgcttttgactgtttgcttgtgatcaggatactggatcgggatattggtaacatcccgGGCGATATCCTGGTGTTAACTTAATAATTCACGTGCAGGTAAGAGGCTGCAAGTCactaacggtcagatggacttcttctcctagagactcgggcaaatcagttGTTTGAGAGACGTTggacccgaaagaccaggtctacaacgttcaagtAGGGAATATCCGCCGGATCCCGGtttaataggatagtttgttcaatttcttttactataaatagatggggcggatcagattaaggcacacaATTTTTACACTCGCACTCTTTCGTACACTTTAGCTCTCTAGCTTCTagcaaacacttgtactcaaattacattgtaacacctagttgatccgcactacatcctgcactgtatcctgacgtttgaagtaatagaagaacaaggcagctgcgattgtcagctcccgaggttttgtgccgacgatctagattgatcaagggctttcctcgtacatcacgtgttaacctttacttttttgctcattgtttgatcacagatacaactttatatcctgagccgtatcctgaaactgtttttgcaaataactcgattaacatatttttgaacacattctcttagcccactacctcacttaactaatttgatcacttaatgtCTTCGGttatttttgaccaaaacagtagtCATTCGAGGTATTGTAACATGTAtacaagccatgaatttgacacacacacaaaacctatgtgctcaccggcatttttatgctgactttattttcacatatgtttcaggtgttgttgtttgatgatgattatgatgcaTGCTCAcgtaggaatggacgaggccttagtgacataaaacaagAAAGACAATATGtttgaacttgtttgttttactttaaggcaatgttaaacatttaataattcaataaaacataacttcaaatccatgtgttgtgaaacaatgattctgttacgacactccccgacgtttctgccacggttttgttgttttaacgcggtcggggtgtgacaaagggTGTGGAAGCTTTGGTGGCGTTGAATGGGATGAAATTGGATAGGTTTAAGCCTGATGTCATCTGCTATACAATGGTTTTGGATGTTGTGATTTCTACAAGGGAGTTTGAATGTGCAGACCCGGTGTTTGATGAATTGCTTGTGTCGGGTTTGGTTCCCGATATTCAATCTTACAATGTGTATATGAGTGGGTTGTGTAAATAGAACAAGTTTGATGATGGGATATACGTAAGGGAAGAGATGAAGATGGGTTGATGAAAGTGGGGGTAATTGGGGGTAGGTTGAGATAATGATGGTGGGcctataaaaataatatttatctTAATGCtttaatttattatatttaattaatAAGGGTACTTTAGTCATTTCACACACATTTAACTGGACAAACTAACTGACATCCACTACAGGGACTATTCAGGAACGAAACtaaaaaagttggggactatagctataattttagaaaaataggggctaaaggtgaaaaaaggccaaaccacagagactatccgggcatttaccTCAGTTAACTATAATAATGTAACAAACTAGCTTTCCTTCTTAATAGCCTAGTTGTCTTTAAGTCTATTAAGACTCTTTCTCTTTTCTTTTACTGCTAGAGATCAGATACTCTCCGGGATTGCATGTTAAACGGGTCGGCTTAACTTGATAATTTAAACATTTTAAAAATCATTACATACATACTTCCCATAAACATTTATTAACacataaatattttaaaaatctTACCTTTACAACAGTTGCGAACTCAAGAATTTTACGTTTGTTATCACTTGGAGCTTCAGTGGTAGcgctgatccttttgggcagcttgccctgCTCCACGACCTGATCAGTGAGTCGGTGAGCTAGACGAATGACTGGCTGAATCGTGGTGAGATTAGCTGAAGTGACCAAGCTCAGGATTTCAGGGACCAAGCCCTTGATGTACAGCTCGATCCTTCGATATGCAGGCTGAGACATGTTCGGACAGAGAGTAGCGTAGTCGTTGGatagcttggtgtaggtctcaatttctgatccaaccatcttgagctcatagtactcgttttcgagcttgtggatgtcatccctgtggcagtactcctctttgatcatattcttgaaatcttcccaagCAGTGGCGTTGGCAGTCTCCAACCCAAGCATCCGAATtttgcgctttccaccatgaaagcgcgtttccttcaagcgtaccactagcaaacttcacccaactAGCAGTGGGACACTCGCACACAGCAAACATAGATTCggctttctcaatccagtgcagaagacctatggcaccctcagtgccattgaaagggaaaggtttgcaatccatgaaggttttgaaggtacagacacgtggttacACATGTGCAGGTTGACCTGTCGTGGAAAACAAAGCGAACAGATTTAGAAACGAAAAGGCGATGCGGGAATAGGATCTAAACATTCTAGAATGACGAGTTTACCTCAAGGGTGGGCTGCGAAAGTTGCAGCCaacgtgttgatcaggttagtgaactgatcctgagtcatgttaacgtttcCCCTTCCACATCCGCTCATCGttttcataaccagaaaacacagtatgagtgtgacgTCGTAGTGTAGCAAGAATGAGAAAGAAGATGGATGTGTAtatatctaactaggcacactagtacatATAATACCACATAAACACCAAACAAGTAATCAAGTAAACACAAGTCCGAGCCATGAGGTCTAATacgttgagccttgcacttggagtgtagtgtcgtcgcgagtcacgggttatagtctggtttttttctcaaaaagactTTCTTTTTAAAActaagttcactataaccaatggcactgataccaatctgtcacaccctcaaaatccacatgcggagtacaaCCGCGAGGCGCGTGACTGACCAGGAACCGACcatcaatctgtcacaccccaaaattatcagagctggcgtgactggactggttagagcctaggtatcgctacagaaacctaattcgctgtaacctatagctctgataccaatctgtcacaccccgaaattatcagagctggcgtgactggactagtatcttcattgcacagcggaagcaaataagctaagagtTCTATAaattgaacgcccactaagtactcgaatctcCAATGGTTCTcatattccaaccgtgccataattttgaaatgtaacctgagaaagaaacatgcgaaaaatcaacataaagttgagcgagttcatagtttgtttgtaaagatttgaaataaatctttttgaataaccggtttttgaactattaatgagaaaacgaatttaaaaatcattttcttgtcaagttatatggaaactttgtacATGTAACGCGttatgttcgtaaaaccatgtaaacccttgtatttgtaaagtttgtataaccgtcaatgcccaccctgactttgacttcaTGCCTGCATaatcctatgctttgaatttgtataaaacatggtatgtaatttgtaaaaccccggtatgaaagcaacaaggaaaaacagatcaccaatggtttgcaaggccattgatatatgtgaagtgatgcaggaaaactcaaacctagcagacttgtaccgggcttccggctgtaagacatagtcaccacatggtccactcaccggactcatgggtggggctcgctacacccaaatagatctatcactcatgtccctcggtcctacaacgagtaTTAATGGCcccaagtatccgcctacccattcacatgatctatggttctttcctaggccaaccataccaattgtatttgtatgtaatccttttgtaacatgtatttcacccccgaagttaataaacaaaacagtttaaagaaaagggggacatgaactcactgggtGTCCCGTTCTTCAAATGCAAACCAACCCAGCCCCATTATAATAACTAGGACGATCCCATCCCTAAtcatgaaaatcattcacatttcgataatacgtatttgttttgtaaaaccggtatattcggtataaatcgttcgtaaaccatttgagttccttgaaatccattcgtaacatggtttaaaaatgagttttcgTTTATCGAGAAATTGTTtacttttgcaa encodes the following:
- the LOC110912696 gene encoding uncharacterized protein LOC110912696, whose translation is MSAPAKIPEVFDLDELDSYSDQVQIKKEPSPKATASSKPSNSKAIILPKPSPATKPRSSSSRKRKEPDSPIISDTFPYENHGFIKASGFMTSFLNQGLEHLVHLYQESRGLNKTLESKLKKAEVTISDQGMIAAAKSRHYEEKFKAMTQEYQTALNKAALQAQADLDAAHAQHEQDMVSYRESLKSSAVTSLLQARLKMAHEAKALGFECPSWDVDAWETKLRSLGGTSTKPAAEGFSKAVEKPTSAERDAEADPNTDAAENTMNEEGAAS